In the Limanda limanda chromosome 1, fLimLim1.1, whole genome shotgun sequence genome, one interval contains:
- the psmb10 gene encoding proteasome subunit beta type-10, whose protein sequence is MLHLDSDLKSGGFCFENSRRNAVLESNLSELGFKAPSARKTGTTIAGIVYKDGVILGADTRATDDMVVADKNCMKIHYIAPKIYCCGAGVAADAIVTTQISASNVELHMLNTGRPPLVAMVTRQMKQMLFRYQGHVGSSLIVGGVDVTGAHLYSVYPHGSYDKLPFVTMGSGAAAAVAVLEDRFKPEMELEEAKQLVRDAIAAGILCDLGSGSNVDMCVISEAGVEHLRCYDQLAVRGQREGRYRFDPGTTAVLTQTVTPLTLDVVDERVHAMDAE, encoded by the exons ATGCTCCACCTCGACTCGGACCTGAAGTCTGGAGGATTCTGCTTTGAAAACAGCCGCAG AAATGCAGTGTTGGAGTCCAACTTGTCGGAACTCGGCTTCAAAGCTCCCAGTGCCAGAAAAACCGGGACCACCATCGCTGGGATTGTGTACAAG GACGGAGTGATCCTGGGAGCTGACACCAGGGCCACCGACGACATGGTGGTGGCCGACAAGAACTGCATGAAGATACACTACATCGCTCCAAAGATCTA ctgctgtggagctggCGTGGCAGCAGACGCCATCGTCACCACACAGATCTCAGCGTCCAACGTGGAGCTGCACATGCTCAACACCGGGCGCCCCCCCCTCGTCGCCATGGTGACCCGGCAGATGAAGCAGATGCTGTTCAG GTACCAGGGTCACGTGGGCTCGTCTCTGATAGTGGGAGGAGTGGATGTGACCGGAGCCCACCTGTACAGCGTGTACCCTCACGGCTCCTATGACAAGCTGCCGTTCGTCACCATGG gttctggagctgcagctgccgtCGCTGTGTTGGAGGACAGATTCAAACCGGAGATGGAG CTGGAGGAGGCGAAGCAGCTGGTACGAGACGCCATCGCTGCCGGGATCCTCTGCGACCTCGGCTCCGGCAGCAACGTGGACATGTGCGTGATCAGCGAGGCCGGAGTGGAGCACCTGCGATGCTACGACCAGCTGGCGGTCCGAGGCCAGAG GGAGGGACGGTACAGGTTCGATCCCGGTACCACTGCCGTCCTGACCCAGACGGTGACCCCTCTGACCCTGGACGTGGTGGACGAGCGTGTCCACGCCATGGACGCCGAGTGA